From Marmota flaviventris isolate mMarFla1 chromosome X, mMarFla1.hap1, whole genome shotgun sequence, the proteins below share one genomic window:
- the LOC114080139 gene encoding olfactory receptor 10V1-like: protein MDTLQKNHTLSSEFIILGFGDLEELKIFFFVLFLAMHLITLAGHTTIVLITLINTCLQTPMYFFLRNLSTIEICYILVIVPNMLANFLSRNQRIPFLGCALQMHLFIALGGAECFLLAAMAYDRFVAICNPLRYTLIITRALCLQMLVLACISGFALSLTLTTLIFLLPFCQSHEINHFFCDIPAVLFLACSDTRANEIAVFLVCMLILLIPFLLILLSYGFIIAAILRIHSAEGRSKAFSTCAGHLLVSLLHYGCAIFIYIRPKSCYTPEQDKIVSLIYTNVTPMLYPMIYSLRNKEVKGALKRLLESPNR from the coding sequence ATGGACACATTGCAGAAAAACCACACCTTAAGCTCTGAGTTTATTATCTTGGGCTTTGGGGACTTGGAAGAACTGAAAATCTTCTTTTTTGTACTCTTTCTAGCCATGCACCTCATCACCCTAGCAGGACACACAACTATTGTGCTCATCACCCTCATTAACACCTGTCTCCAGACCCCCATGTATTTCTTTCTCCGGAATCTGTCCACCATTGAAATTTGCTATATATTAGTCATTGTCCCCAACATGCTTGCCAATTTCCTGTCCAGGAACCAGCGGATTCCCTTCCTGGGCTGTGCCTTGCAAATGCACCTCTTCATCGCCCTGGGTGGAGCTGAGTGTTTCCTGCTGGCTGctatggcctatgaccgctttgtggccatctgcaacCCCCTGCGCTACACACTCATCATCACGAGGGCCCTCTGCCTGCAGATGCTGGTTCTTGCATGCATCAGTGGCTTTGCACTCTCACTCACCCTTACCACACTCATATTCCTCCTGCCCTTTTGTCAGTCCCATGAGAttaatcatttcttctgtgaCATTCCTGCCGTGCTATTCCTGGCCTGCTCTGACACACGAGCCAATGAGATTGCAGTCTTTCTTGTCTGCATGCTCATCCTGCTGATTCCCTTCTTGCTGATCCTGCTCTCCTATGGATTCATTATTGCTGCCATCCTCAGAATCCACTCTGCTGAAGGCAGGagcaaagccttctccacctgtgctgGCCACCTGTTGGTGTCTCTTCTACACTATGGTTGTGCAATATTCATTTACATTCGCCCCAAATCCTGCTACACCCCAGAACAAGACAAAATTGTGTCCTTAATCTACACCAATGTAACCCCCATGCTCTACCCTATGATCTATAGTCTGAGGAACAAGGAAGTAAAGGGTGCCCTGAAGAGACTCCTGGAGAGCCCCAACCGATGA